In Flavobacterium okayamense, a single window of DNA contains:
- the fusA gene encoding elongation factor G — MARDLKYTRNIGIAAHIDAGKTTTTERILFYTGKTHKIGEVHEGAATMDWMEQEAERGITITSAATTCEWNFPTEQGKPTSETQGYHFNIIDTPGHVDFTVEVNRSLRVLDGLVFLFSAVDGVEPQSETNWRLADNYKVPRMGFVNKMDRQGSNFLAVCQQVKDMLKSNAVPLVLPIGDEADFRGVVDLIKNQAIVWHDETQGATFDIVAIPDDMIEDTKKYRQQLIEEVAAYDENLLEKFMEDEDSITEEEINNALRRATIDMAIIPMLCGSSFKNKGVQFMLDAVCKFLPSPLDKEAIEGTNPDTDEPISRKPSVNDPFAALAFKIATDPYVGRLAFFRAYSGRLDAGSYVLNNRSGNKERISRIYQMHANKQNAIEYIEAGDIGAAVGFKDIKTGDTLSDEKHPIVLESMVFPDPVIGIAVEPKTKADVDKMGMALAKLAEEDPTFTVRTDHASGQTIISGMGELHLDIIVDRMRREFKVEVNQGEPQVEYKEAFTRQAEHREVYKKQSGGRGKFGDIVFKIGPADEVDGKVPMGLQFVNEVKGGNVPKEYIPAVEKGFREAMKSGPLAGYEVDSLKVTLTDGSFHPVDSDALSFELAAKLGYKESAKAAGAVILEPIMKLEVLTPEENMGDIVGDLNRRRGQVNNMDDRAGSKVIKASVPLSEMFGYVTTLRTLSSGRATSTMEFSHYAETPSNISEEVIKKAKGANA, encoded by the coding sequence ATGGCAAGAGATTTAAAATATACAAGAAATATCGGTATTGCAGCTCATATTGATGCGGGTAAAACTACAACAACTGAGCGTATTTTATTCTATACTGGTAAAACTCACAAAATTGGTGAGGTTCACGAAGGTGCCGCTACAATGGACTGGATGGAGCAAGAGGCAGAAAGAGGTATTACAATTACTTCAGCTGCTACAACTTGTGAGTGGAACTTCCCAACTGAGCAAGGTAAGCCAACTTCAGAAACTCAAGGTTACCACTTTAATATTATCGATACTCCAGGTCACGTTGACTTTACAGTAGAGGTAAATCGTTCTTTACGTGTATTAGATGGTTTAGTGTTCTTGTTTTCTGCGGTAGATGGTGTTGAGCCTCAATCAGAAACTAACTGGAGATTAGCTGATAACTATAAAGTTCCTCGTATGGGATTTGTTAACAAGATGGACCGTCAAGGGTCTAACTTCTTAGCTGTATGTCAGCAAGTTAAAGATATGTTGAAATCAAACGCTGTGCCTTTAGTTTTACCTATTGGTGATGAGGCTGATTTCAGAGGAGTAGTTGACTTAATCAAAAACCAAGCGATTGTTTGGCATGATGAAACTCAAGGAGCTACTTTCGATATCGTTGCTATTCCAGACGATATGATTGAAGATACTAAGAAATATAGACAACAGTTAATCGAAGAGGTTGCTGCATATGATGAAAACTTATTAGAGAAATTCATGGAAGATGAAGACTCTATTACTGAGGAAGAAATCAACAATGCATTAAGAAGAGCGACTATCGATATGGCTATTATTCCAATGTTATGTGGATCTTCATTCAAAAACAAAGGAGTTCAGTTCATGTTAGATGCAGTTTGTAAATTCTTACCTTCTCCATTAGATAAAGAAGCTATTGAAGGAACAAACCCTGATACTGATGAGCCTATTTCAAGAAAACCATCTGTAAATGATCCATTCGCGGCTTTAGCATTTAAAATTGCTACTGACCCTTATGTTGGTCGTTTGGCTTTCTTCCGTGCTTATTCAGGACGTTTAGATGCTGGTTCTTATGTATTGAACAACCGTTCAGGAAACAAAGAGCGTATCTCTCGTATCTATCAAATGCACGCTAACAAGCAAAATGCAATTGAGTATATTGAAGCTGGAGATATTGGAGCAGCTGTAGGATTTAAAGATATCAAAACTGGTGATACTTTATCTGATGAAAAACACCCAATCGTGTTAGAATCAATGGTATTCCCTGATCCAGTAATCGGTATTGCAGTTGAGCCTAAAACAAAAGCTGATGTTGATAAAATGGGTATGGCTTTAGCTAAATTAGCGGAGGAGGATCCTACTTTTACAGTGAGAACTGATCATGCTTCAGGACAAACAATTATTTCTGGAATGGGTGAGCTTCACTTAGATATCATTGTTGACCGTATGCGTCGTGAGTTTAAAGTAGAGGTTAATCAAGGTGAGCCACAAGTAGAGTACAAAGAAGCATTCACAAGACAAGCTGAGCATAGAGAAGTTTATAAAAAACAATCTGGTGGTCGTGGTAAATTTGGTGATATCGTATTCAAAATTGGACCTGCTGACGAAGTTGATGGAAAAGTTCCAATGGGATTACAATTCGTTAACGAAGTTAAAGGTGGTAACGTGCCAAAAGAATATATTCCAGCAGTAGAAAAAGGTTTCAGAGAAGCTATGAAATCAGGGCCTTTAGCAGGTTATGAAGTTGATAGTTTAAAAGTAACTTTAACGGATGGATCTTTCCACCCTGTAGATTCGGATGCTCTTTCTTTCGAATTGGCTGCTAAATTAGGATATAAAGAATCAGCAAAAGCTGCTGGTGCTGTGATCCTTGAGCCAATCATGAAATTAGAGGTGTTAACTCCAGAAGAAAATATGGGTGATATCGTTGGGGATTTAAATAGAAGAAGAGGTCAAGTAAACAATATGGATGATAGAGCAGGTTCAAAAGTAATTAAAGCTTCTGTTCCACTTTCTGAAATGTTTGGTTACGTAACTACTTTAAGAACATTGTCTTCAGGTAGAGCAACTTCAACTATGGAATTTTCTCACTATGCAGAAACTCCTTCTAATATTTCTGAAGAAGTTATTAAGAAAGCTAAAGGTGCTAATGCTTAA
- the rpsG gene encoding 30S ribosomal protein S7 — translation MRKRQAKKRPLLPDPKFNDQLVTRFVNNLMWDGKKSVAFKVFYDAMEIVENKKQDEEKSALETWKDALTNVMPHVEVRSRRVGGATFQIPMPIRPDRKISMAMKWMILYARKRNEKSMAARLASEILAAAKEEGAAVKKRMDTHKMAEANKAFSHFRF, via the coding sequence ATGAGAAAAAGACAGGCCAAAAAAAGACCTCTTTTACCAGATCCAAAGTTTAACGATCAGTTAGTAACACGTTTCGTGAATAACTTAATGTGGGATGGTAAAAAATCAGTTGCTTTTAAAGTTTTCTACGATGCAATGGAAATCGTTGAAAATAAAAAACAAGATGAAGAAAAATCTGCTTTAGAAACTTGGAAAGACGCTTTAACAAATGTTATGCCTCACGTAGAAGTACGTTCTCGTCGTGTGGGTGGTGCTACATTCCAAATTCCTATGCCTATTCGTCCAGATAGAAAAATTTCTATGGCGATGAAATGGATGATTCTTTATGCAAGAAAAAGAAATGAGAAATCAATGGCTGCACGTTTAGCTTCTGAAATTTTAGCTGCTGCTAAAGAAGAAGGTGCTGCTGTTAAGAAAAGAATGGATACTCACAAAATGGCTGAGGCGAACAAAGCATTCTCTCACTTTAGATTTTAA
- the rpsL gene encoding 30S ribosomal protein S12 has protein sequence MPTIQQLVRTGRAKITKKSKSAALDSCPQRRGVCTRVYTTTPKKPNSAMRKVARVRLTNGNEVNAYIPGEGHNLQEHSIVLVRGGRVKDLPGVRYHIVRGALDTAGVNGRLQRRSKYGAKRPKDKK, from the coding sequence ATGCCAACAATTCAACAATTAGTAAGAACTGGAAGAGCCAAAATAACTAAGAAGAGTAAATCGGCTGCTTTAGATTCTTGTCCTCAAAGAAGAGGGGTTTGTACGCGTGTTTACACTACAACACCTAAAAAACCAAACTCAGCAATGCGTAAAGTTGCGCGTGTGCGTTTGACAAATGGTAATGAAGTAAATGCTTACATCCCAGGAGAAGGACACAATCTACAAGAGCACTCGATAGTATTAGTTAGAGGTGGAAGGGTAAAAGATTTACCAGGAGTTAGATACCACATCGTACGTGGTGCTTTGGATACAGCCGGAGTTAACGGTCGTTTACAAAGAAGATCTAAATATGGTGCTAAACGCCCTAAAGACAAAAAGTAA
- the rlmB gene encoding 23S rRNA (guanosine(2251)-2'-O)-methyltransferase RlmB, with protein MEKEQQIFGIRAIIEAVQAGKEIDKVFVQKDLQGDLMKELLKVLKQNGVNFSYVPVEKLNRLGDRNHQGAVASISPISFADLDELIMSLLDEGKNPLFIVLDGISDARNFGAIIRTAECTGVNGIIVPKQGSAPVNGDTVKTSAGAVFNIPICKVDHVKDAVFHLQSSGIKTVAATEKTNNNVYDIDFTEPVAIVMGSEDKGVNPSVLKVVDEKAKLPMYGTISSLNVSVACGAFLYEVVRQRL; from the coding sequence ATGGAAAAAGAACAACAAATTTTTGGAATTAGAGCTATTATTGAAGCGGTTCAAGCAGGTAAAGAAATAGACAAAGTTTTTGTACAAAAAGATCTTCAAGGTGATTTAATGAAAGAATTACTTAAAGTTCTAAAACAAAATGGTGTTAATTTTTCCTATGTACCTGTTGAAAAACTAAACCGATTAGGAGACCGAAATCATCAAGGAGCTGTTGCAAGCATCTCTCCTATTTCATTTGCCGATTTAGACGAATTAATTATGTCTTTATTAGACGAAGGCAAAAACCCTTTATTCATCGTTTTAGACGGAATTTCCGATGCTCGTAATTTTGGAGCAATCATTAGAACTGCAGAATGTACTGGCGTAAACGGCATTATTGTTCCGAAACAAGGTAGCGCTCCTGTGAATGGTGATACGGTTAAAACAAGTGCTGGTGCTGTTTTTAACATTCCTATTTGTAAAGTAGACCATGTGAAAGATGCTGTTTTTCATTTACAATCGAGCGGCATTAAAACTGTTGCTGCAACTGAAAAAACTAACAACAATGTTTACGATATCGATTTTACTGAACCCGTTGCTATTGTAATGGGAAGTGAAGACAAAGGTGTAAATCCTTCCGTTTTAAAAGTGGTCGACGAAAAAGCGAAATTGCCTATGTACGGAACAATTTCTTCTTTAAATGTTTCTGTAGCTTGCGGTGCTTTTTTATATGAAGTAGTTAGACAAAGATTGTAA
- a CDS encoding rhomboid family intramembrane serine protease, whose product MKRIIQDHQFKFEPIVLIVPLLFLLSIWTVFWYETKFYENFHHLGVYPRETFGLKGILFSPFLHGDFQHLVNNSLALLVLLPILFFFYRKQAFLVLVFGILFSGLGTWLLGRPSYHIGASGLIYVLVSFIFFKGIFTKYYRLMAVSFLVVLLYGGMVWYMFPEIENGISWEGHLSGFVTGLAMALVIRTPQFGKPIMYNWEHPNFKPEEDPFIRNFDESGNFNPPPKIKEGENEIKNYFTLSMKVIYDFLKK is encoded by the coding sequence ATGAAACGAATTATTCAAGATCATCAATTTAAGTTTGAGCCAATTGTATTAATTGTTCCTTTACTTTTTCTTTTAAGTATTTGGACTGTTTTTTGGTATGAAACAAAATTTTACGAAAATTTCCATCATTTAGGCGTTTATCCGAGAGAAACATTTGGTTTAAAAGGAATTCTTTTTAGTCCATTTTTACATGGCGATTTCCAACATTTGGTTAATAATTCACTCGCACTTTTAGTTTTACTTCCTATTTTATTTTTCTTTTATAGAAAACAAGCCTTTTTAGTTTTGGTTTTCGGAATTTTATTTTCAGGTCTAGGAACATGGCTTTTAGGGAGACCAAGTTATCACATTGGCGCAAGTGGATTAATCTATGTCTTGGTGAGTTTTATTTTTTTTAAAGGAATTTTTACCAAATACTATCGCTTAATGGCCGTTTCGTTTTTAGTAGTTCTATTATATGGCGGAATGGTTTGGTATATGTTTCCAGAAATCGAAAATGGAATATCTTGGGAAGGACATTTAAGCGGATTTGTAACTGGATTAGCAATGGCTTTAGTAATTCGAACACCACAATTTGGAAAACCGATTATGTATAATTGGGAACATCCAAATTTTAAACCCGAAGAAGATCCATTTATTCGTAACTTTGATGAAAGCGGAAATTTTAATCCGCCACCAAAAATTAAAGAAGGTGAAAATGAAATTAAAAATTATTTCACTTTATCTATGAAAGTGATTTATGATTTTTTGAAAAAATAA
- a CDS encoding Crp/Fnr family transcriptional regulator yields the protein MDKLKNILKEKVEISESDWKFIASKLQIATLKKKEFLTETNAIEQNIYFILEGVFRIYIELPEKDVTSDFGFPNKFISSYSSFLTQNPSVACIQSLTKSKVIFITREDLDEIYKNTSCGESIGRVFAEEFFMYKSKRELSFMKDSPTERYLNLFKEQQNLIQEIPQKYLASYIGITPQALSRIRAKI from the coding sequence ATGGATAAACTAAAAAATATTCTAAAAGAGAAAGTTGAGATTTCTGAAAGTGATTGGAAATTTATAGCATCTAAACTTCAAATTGCAACTTTAAAAAAGAAAGAATTCCTTACTGAAACAAATGCTATAGAACAAAATATCTATTTTATTTTAGAAGGTGTTTTCAGAATTTACATAGAACTTCCCGAGAAAGACGTAACTTCTGATTTCGGTTTTCCAAATAAATTTATCAGTAGTTATTCGTCATTTCTTACCCAAAATCCGAGCGTGGCGTGCATTCAAAGTTTAACCAAATCGAAAGTGATTTTTATTACAAGAGAAGATTTAGACGAAATTTATAAAAACACGTCGTGTGGAGAATCTATAGGAAGAGTTTTCGCAGAAGAATTCTTTATGTATAAATCTAAAAGAGAATTAAGCTTTATGAAAGATTCGCCAACAGAACGTTACTTAAACTTATTTAAAGAACAACAAAACCTAATTCAGGAAATTCCACAAAAGTATTTAGCGTCTTATATTGGCATTACGCCACAAGCCTTGAGTAGAATTCGTGCAAAAATATAA
- the yiaA gene encoding inner membrane protein YiaA: METNQVNNLEQSNTKTKEIIIVQKPTDAFIGAAWVSLLTGMVSYCIGLWNAQMELNEKGYYFTILLFGLFSVISVQKSVRDRAEGIPVTDMYYGISWFTTIASITLLVIGLWNADLELSEKGFYGMSFLLSLFSAISVQKNTRDVLLAKNSVIHE; encoded by the coding sequence ATGGAAACAAATCAAGTAAACAATTTAGAACAATCGAATACAAAAACGAAAGAAATTATTATTGTTCAAAAACCAACAGATGCATTCATTGGCGCTGCATGGGTTTCTTTACTAACCGGAATGGTTTCTTATTGTATCGGACTTTGGAATGCGCAAATGGAGTTAAATGAAAAAGGCTACTATTTTACTATTTTATTGTTTGGGTTATTCTCTGTAATTTCTGTTCAAAAATCAGTTCGAGATAGAGCGGAAGGAATTCCCGTAACCGATATGTATTATGGAATAAGTTGGTTCACAACTATCGCATCAATTACATTATTAGTAATTGGACTTTGGAATGCCGATTTAGAATTAAGCGAAAAAGGATTTTATGGCATGTCTTTCTTGTTAAGTTTATTCTCGGCAATTTCTGTACAAAAAAACACAAGAGATGTATTACTTGCTAAAAATTCGGTTATTCACGAATAA
- a CDS encoding replication-associated recombination protein A, translated as MEAPLAERIRPQNLSEYISQLHLVGEQGSLTHQIAKGIIPSLILWGPPGTGKTTLAQIMAEESKRPFYQLSAIHSGVKEVREVIEKAKQSGGLFTSKNPILFIDEIHRFSKSQQDSLLAAVEKGWVTLIGATTENPSFEVIPALLSRCQVYVLNPFTKEDLEALLHRAIAVDEFLKTKNIQLKETEALLRLSGGDGRKLLNVFELVINATDGDEIEITNDKVMQLVQKNTVLYDKTGEQHYDIVSAFIKSIRGSDPNGAVYWLARMIEGGEDVKFIARRMLILASEDIGNANPTALIMANNTFQAVTTIGYPESRIILSQCAIYLATSAKSNASYMAIGKALQLVKQTGDLPVPMHLRNAPTKLMKDLGYGDEYKYSHDFPNNFAEQEFLPTEISETTFFEPGENARERELRQFLKNRWKDKYNY; from the coding sequence ATGGAAGCACCTTTAGCAGAACGCATACGACCACAAAATTTATCCGAATATATTAGCCAATTACATTTGGTTGGCGAACAAGGTTCGTTAACGCATCAGATAGCGAAAGGTATCATTCCAAGCTTAATTTTATGGGGACCTCCAGGAACGGGAAAAACTACTTTAGCTCAAATTATGGCTGAAGAAAGTAAACGTCCTTTTTATCAATTGAGTGCTATCCATTCTGGTGTTAAAGAAGTGCGTGAAGTAATTGAAAAAGCCAAACAAAGCGGCGGACTTTTCACTTCTAAAAATCCTATTTTATTTATTGATGAGATTCATCGTTTTAGTAAATCGCAACAAGATTCATTACTAGCAGCCGTTGAAAAAGGTTGGGTTACGTTAATTGGTGCTACAACTGAAAATCCAAGTTTTGAAGTTATTCCCGCTTTATTGTCAAGATGTCAGGTTTATGTTTTAAATCCGTTTACGAAAGAAGATTTAGAAGCATTATTACATCGAGCAATTGCAGTAGATGAATTTTTGAAAACTAAAAACATTCAATTAAAAGAAACCGAAGCTTTACTGAGACTTTCTGGTGGCGATGGTAGAAAACTATTAAATGTATTTGAATTAGTCATCAATGCAACTGATGGTGATGAAATTGAGATTACTAACGATAAAGTGATGCAATTGGTTCAAAAGAATACGGTTTTATATGACAAGACAGGCGAACAACATTACGATATAGTTTCAGCGTTTATAAAATCGATTCGTGGAAGTGATCCAAATGGTGCCGTGTATTGGTTAGCAAGGATGATTGAAGGTGGTGAAGATGTTAAATTCATAGCTAGAAGAATGCTAATTTTAGCAAGTGAAGATATTGGAAATGCAAATCCGACTGCCTTAATTATGGCGAATAATACGTTTCAAGCAGTAACCACTATTGGTTATCCCGAAAGTAGAATAATTTTGAGTCAATGTGCTATTTATTTAGCCACTTCTGCAAAAAGTAATGCGAGTTATATGGCTATTGGAAAAGCGCTACAATTAGTCAAACAAACAGGAGATTTACCCGTTCCTATGCATTTGCGAAATGCACCAACGAAACTCATGAAGGATTTAGGTTATGGTGATGAATATAAATATTCACATGATTTTCCTAACAACTTTGCCGAACAAGAGTTTTTGCCAACTGAAATTTCTGAAACTACATTTTTTGAACCTGGTGAAAACGCACGCGAACGGGAATTGCGTCAGTTTTTAAAAAATCGATGGAAGGATAAATACAACTACTAA
- a CDS encoding YjjG family noncanonical pyrimidine nucleotidase: MFRNKKHLFFDLDHTLWDFDRNSAVAFDVIFKQHGFDFSTDEFLKHYIPRNQYYWKLYQVNQISHEDLRYYRLKDVFDILNVEVSRTLVNQLSEDYITHLPNSNHLFDGAIELLEYLQPKYELHIITNGFHFVQDKKLKNSNIEHYFKSVTNSEMAGVKKPHPNIFDFALSLAKATKRESLMIGDSLEADVEGALDFGMDAIFFNAENIQVNKDLIQVNHLLELKKIL, translated from the coding sequence ATGTTTCGAAACAAAAAACACCTTTTTTTCGATTTAGATCATACTCTTTGGGATTTCGATAGAAATTCTGCTGTTGCTTTTGATGTAATTTTTAAACAGCACGGATTTGATTTTTCGACCGATGAATTCTTAAAGCATTATATTCCAAGAAATCAATATTATTGGAAATTATATCAAGTCAATCAAATTTCACATGAAGATTTACGTTATTATCGTTTAAAAGACGTTTTTGATATTCTAAACGTAGAAGTTTCAAGAACATTAGTAAACCAACTTTCTGAAGATTATATTACACATTTACCTAATAGTAATCATTTATTTGATGGAGCTATTGAATTGTTAGAATATTTGCAACCCAAATATGAATTGCACATTATTACAAATGGTTTTCATTTTGTTCAAGATAAGAAATTGAAGAATTCAAATATTGAACATTATTTTAAATCGGTTACCAATTCTGAAATGGCAGGTGTAAAAAAACCACATCCAAACATATTCGATTTTGCCTTATCTTTGGCAAAAGCAACAAAAAGGGAAAGTTTAATGATAGGCGATAGCTTAGAAGCGGATGTTGAGGGTGCCTTAGATTTTGGTATGGATGCTATCTTTTTTAATGCTGAAAATATACAAGTCAATAAAGATTTGATTCAAGTGAATCATTTGTTAGAACTTAAAAAAATTTTATAA